A single window of Agromyces aureus DNA harbors:
- the pulA gene encoding pullulanase-type alpha-1,6-glucosidase: protein MTQRGRARSWIAMGVTGVVAASVLTLLPGLAASAEERTFALVGDLQSEVGCAADWAPDCAESELLATATPGIFASEFEVPAGEWQYKVAVNDSWDEAYGKGSAPGGDNLKLTVAGPSTIRFVFDDNQKKVGLELVSLRAGYSDADDAALVADPVRQPGSDEQFYFVMTDRFANGDPSNDEGGLTGDRLATGFDPTHRAFYNGGDLQGLRDRLDYIDDLGTTAIWLTPSFKNRPVQGEGANASAGYHGYWVTDFTQIDPHLGTNAELEALIAEAHAKGIKVYFDIITNHTADVIDYEEQQYSYIDQATSPYTDAAGDEIDLADYADGETPFPTLDAATSFPYTPVVRPEDADLKVPAWLNDPTLYHNRGDSTWEGESVTYGDFVGLDDLMTEHPTVVNGFVDVYDQWIDLGIDGFRIDTAKHVNFEFWEQWSTQVLDYAHEHGKPDFFMFGEVYDADPQKLSPYVRKTDMNSVLDFTFQSQAVSFAAGNSAKNLQSLFAGDDYYTTPDSSATALPTFLGNHDMGRVGSFLQNTDAPLQRDELAHDLLFLTRGQPVVYYGDEQGFAGIGGDQSARQTLFASQVAEYQNQPLVTGENAGSVDRYDTDAPLYEHIAALSELRQSHPALATGAQIERYVDSGAGVYAFSRVDRSEKVEYVVAANNANEERTVQVPTLTKGGQFEALYGGGAAVAADADGVASVTVPALGAVVLKADRTVTSPDAAAAITVATPAPGAGVTGITPVVADVADDTWQETSFAWRIAGATGDDAWHGLGTAEDTSPRVFHDTAGLANGTLIEYRAVSTDAAGHRAAASTYASVGDAVNLAEEEEPEQPIDLVTVPGSHNSEMGCAGDWAPGCEVAKLTKRADGIYEGTFTIPAGSYEYKVAVNGSWDVNYGANGEPNGGNVTYTTDGSQPITFFWNPETHVVSSTAEGPVVTLPGGFQSEIGCAGDWAPDCLASLMQDGDKDGVYTFSTSRIPDGAYETKVAHNRSWDENYGVGGAPGGANYSFTATGGKLVEFRYTLATHVLEILVSDPPLAGTGQTRAHWVSEDTLAWPAELLGAASVDDTVWTLEHSADATLAVVDGEVTGGGEAIALERDPAGLTDAQLAKFPALRGFIALHPVGLDRAEVQQLLSRQLGVAQTTDGELSAFTGVQLPGVLDDLYADAVASAALGLGWHGKKADATLWAPTARSVAVERWDAGATGDPQRLDAEWNAADGTWTVDGLRQGDEYRWSVDVFAPTTGTYETNSVTDPYSVALTTNSARTVVVDLDDAKLAPKQWTKAKAPVVERAVDRAIYELHVRDFSITDETVPAEERGTYRAFTRDSAGTAQLKQLAGAGINTVHLLPTFDIATIEENRAAQATPDCDLASYGPASPEQQACIDAIRDLDGFNWGYDPFHFQAPEGSYAVDPDGGARVEEFREMVGALHGMGLQVVLDQVFNHTAEAGQGQKSVLDRIVPGYYQRLNAVGAVETSTCCQNVATEHEVAEKLMVDSVVLWAKEYKVDGFRFDLMGHHSKANMLAIREALDKLTLKKDGVDGSKVYLYGEGWNFGEVANNALFEQATQGQLGGTGIGTFNDRLRDAVHGGSPVDGTSTFQQGFGTGLGTDPNGQPGTSSQADQLADLGHQTDLVKLGLAGNLRAYELTDAAGETVRGDQLDYRGSPAGYADQPDEVINYVDAHDNETLYDLSVFKLPTDTPMADRVRMNTLSLATVTLSQSPSFWHAGTELLRSKSLDRNSYNSGDWFNRIDWTGQQSTFGSGLPNEADNGEKWPIMTPLLENPALKPAAADIATAEASALDLLRVRSSVDLLQLGSASLIDEKVSFPGSGTDATPGLITMLVDDLVGADVDPKLDGALVVFNASPEAVTEQVDGLQGRGFALAKAQASGSDAVVKTTKWDAATGSVTIPARSVAVLVDEQPPPAVATFTIAAPNKLLVKAGSAVKVVGQTFAVNGSRPVGTVTVLDGGKAIATATVKAGDQGRFQIELPKLGKGLHLIRTSFDGGEGFRDSTSLPIPILVY from the coding sequence ACGACTCGTGGGACGAGGCGTACGGCAAGGGCAGCGCCCCCGGCGGCGACAACCTGAAGCTCACGGTCGCCGGCCCGAGCACGATCCGCTTCGTCTTCGACGACAACCAGAAGAAGGTCGGCCTCGAGCTGGTCAGCCTCCGGGCCGGCTACAGCGATGCGGATGATGCGGCGCTCGTCGCCGACCCGGTGCGCCAGCCGGGCAGCGACGAGCAGTTCTACTTCGTGATGACCGACCGCTTCGCGAACGGCGACCCCTCGAACGACGAGGGCGGGCTCACGGGAGACCGCCTCGCCACGGGCTTCGACCCGACCCACCGGGCCTTCTACAACGGCGGCGATCTCCAGGGGCTGCGCGACCGGCTCGATTACATCGACGACCTCGGCACGACGGCCATCTGGCTCACGCCGAGCTTCAAGAACCGCCCGGTGCAGGGCGAGGGCGCGAACGCGAGCGCCGGCTACCACGGCTACTGGGTGACCGACTTCACGCAGATCGACCCGCACCTCGGCACGAACGCCGAGCTCGAGGCGCTCATCGCCGAGGCGCACGCCAAGGGCATCAAGGTCTACTTCGACATCATCACGAACCACACGGCCGACGTCATCGACTACGAGGAGCAGCAGTACTCGTACATCGACCAGGCGACGAGCCCCTACACGGATGCCGCGGGCGACGAGATCGACCTCGCCGACTACGCCGACGGCGAGACGCCGTTCCCGACGCTCGACGCGGCGACGAGCTTCCCGTACACGCCCGTCGTGCGGCCGGAGGACGCCGACCTGAAGGTGCCGGCCTGGCTGAACGACCCCACGCTCTACCACAACCGCGGCGACTCCACGTGGGAGGGCGAGTCCGTCACGTACGGCGACTTCGTCGGCCTCGACGACCTCATGACCGAGCACCCGACCGTCGTGAACGGCTTCGTCGACGTCTACGACCAGTGGATCGACCTCGGCATCGACGGGTTCCGCATCGACACCGCGAAGCACGTGAACTTCGAGTTCTGGGAGCAGTGGTCGACGCAGGTGCTCGACTACGCGCACGAGCACGGCAAGCCCGACTTCTTCATGTTCGGCGAGGTCTACGACGCCGACCCCCAGAAGCTCTCGCCGTACGTTCGCAAGACCGACATGAACTCGGTGCTCGACTTCACGTTCCAGTCGCAGGCCGTGAGCTTCGCCGCGGGCAACTCGGCGAAGAACCTCCAGTCGCTGTTCGCGGGCGACGACTACTACACGACGCCCGACTCGTCGGCGACGGCATTGCCGACCTTCCTCGGCAACCACGACATGGGTCGGGTCGGCTCGTTCCTGCAGAACACCGACGCTCCGCTCCAGCGCGACGAACTCGCGCACGACCTGCTCTTCCTGACGCGCGGCCAGCCCGTCGTCTACTACGGCGACGAGCAGGGCTTCGCCGGCATCGGCGGCGACCAGAGCGCACGCCAGACCCTCTTCGCGAGCCAGGTCGCCGAGTACCAGAACCAGCCGCTGGTCACGGGCGAGAACGCGGGCAGCGTCGACCGCTACGACACGGATGCCCCGCTCTACGAGCACATCGCCGCCCTCTCGGAGCTGCGCCAGTCGCACCCCGCACTCGCCACGGGCGCCCAGATCGAGCGTTACGTCGACAGCGGCGCAGGCGTCTACGCGTTCTCGCGCGTCGATCGCTCTGAGAAGGTCGAGTACGTCGTCGCCGCGAACAACGCGAACGAGGAGCGCACGGTGCAGGTTCCGACGCTCACGAAGGGCGGGCAGTTCGAGGCGCTCTACGGCGGCGGCGCGGCCGTCGCGGCCGATGCCGACGGCGTGGCCTCCGTCACGGTGCCGGCCCTCGGCGCGGTCGTGCTGAAGGCCGACCGCACCGTGACCTCGCCCGACGCGGCGGCCGCCATCACGGTCGCGACCCCCGCGCCCGGTGCGGGCGTCACGGGCATCACGCCCGTCGTCGCCGACGTGGCTGACGACACCTGGCAGGAGACGAGCTTCGCCTGGCGCATCGCCGGCGCGACCGGCGACGACGCCTGGCACGGGCTCGGCACGGCCGAGGACACGAGCCCTCGCGTCTTCCACGACACGGCCGGCCTCGCGAACGGCACGCTCATCGAGTACCGCGCGGTGTCGACGGATGCCGCGGGCCACCGCGCCGCCGCCAGCACCTACGCGAGCGTGGGCGACGCCGTGAACCTCGCCGAGGAGGAGGAGCCCGAGCAGCCGATCGACCTGGTCACGGTGCCCGGCAGTCACAACTCCGAGATGGGCTGCGCCGGCGATTGGGCTCCCGGTTGCGAGGTCGCGAAGCTGACCAAGCGCGCCGACGGCATCTACGAGGGCACGTTCACGATTCCGGCGGGCTCCTACGAGTACAAGGTCGCCGTCAACGGCAGCTGGGACGTCAACTACGGCGCGAACGGCGAGCCGAACGGCGGCAACGTCACGTACACGACCGACGGCAGCCAGCCGATCACCTTCTTCTGGAACCCCGAGACGCACGTGGTCTCCTCGACCGCCGAGGGGCCCGTCGTCACGCTGCCCGGTGGATTCCAGTCGGAGATCGGCTGCGCCGGCGACTGGGCGCCCGACTGCCTCGCGTCGCTCATGCAGGACGGCGACAAGGACGGCGTCTACACCTTCTCGACGAGCCGCATCCCCGACGGGGCGTACGAGACGAAGGTCGCGCACAACCGCAGCTGGGACGAGAACTACGGCGTCGGCGGTGCGCCCGGCGGCGCCAACTACTCGTTCACGGCGACCGGCGGCAAGCTCGTCGAGTTCCGCTACACGCTCGCGACGCACGTGCTCGAGATCCTCGTGAGCGACCCGCCGCTCGCGGGCACCGGGCAGACGCGCGCCCACTGGGTGAGCGAGGACACGCTCGCGTGGCCCGCCGAACTGCTCGGCGCGGCATCCGTCGACGACACCGTCTGGACACTCGAGCACTCCGCCGACGCGACCCTCGCGGTCGTCGACGGCGAGGTCACGGGCGGTGGCGAGGCGATCGCGCTCGAACGCGACCCGGCAGGCCTGACCGACGCGCAGCTGGCGAAGTTCCCGGCACTGAGGGGCTTCATCGCCCTGCACCCGGTCGGCCTCGACCGCGCCGAGGTGCAGCAGCTCCTCAGCCGGCAGCTCGGCGTCGCGCAGACGACCGACGGCGAGCTGAGCGCCTTCACGGGCGTGCAGCTGCCCGGCGTGCTCGACGACCTCTACGCCGACGCCGTGGCATCCGCTGCCCTGGGTCTCGGCTGGCACGGCAAGAAGGCCGACGCGACGCTCTGGGCTCCGACGGCGCGCAGCGTCGCGGTCGAGCGATGGGATGCCGGCGCCACCGGCGACCCGCAGCGCCTCGACGCCGAGTGGAACGCGGCCGACGGCACCTGGACCGTCGACGGCCTCCGTCAGGGCGACGAGTACCGCTGGTCGGTCGACGTGTTCGCGCCGACGACCGGCACGTACGAGACCAACTCGGTGACCGACCCCTACTCGGTCGCGCTCACGACGAACTCGGCCCGTACGGTCGTCGTCGACCTCGACGACGCGAAGCTCGCGCCCAAGCAGTGGACGAAGGCGAAGGCCCCCGTCGTCGAACGTGCGGTCGACCGCGCGATCTACGAACTGCACGTGCGCGACTTCTCGATCACCGACGAGACGGTTCCGGCCGAGGAGCGCGGCACCTACCGCGCCTTCACGCGCGACTCGGCGGGCACGGCCCAGCTGAAGCAGCTGGCGGGTGCGGGCATCAACACCGTGCACCTGCTGCCGACCTTCGACATCGCGACGATCGAGGAGAACCGCGCCGCCCAGGCGACGCCCGACTGCGACCTCGCGTCGTACGGGCCGGCCTCGCCCGAGCAGCAGGCCTGCATCGACGCGATCCGCGACCTCGACGGCTTCAACTGGGGGTACGACCCGTTCCACTTCCAGGCGCCCGAGGGCTCGTACGCGGTCGACCCCGACGGCGGCGCACGCGTCGAGGAGTTCCGTGAGATGGTCGGCGCACTGCACGGCATGGGCCTGCAGGTCGTGCTCGACCAGGTGTTCAACCACACGGCCGAGGCCGGGCAGGGCCAGAAATCGGTGCTCGACCGCATCGTGCCGGGCTACTACCAGCGCCTGAACGCGGTCGGCGCGGTCGAGACCTCGACCTGCTGCCAGAACGTGGCCACCGAGCACGAGGTCGCCGAGAAGCTCATGGTCGACTCGGTCGTGCTGTGGGCCAAGGAGTACAAGGTCGACGGCTTCCGCTTCGACCTGATGGGCCACCACTCCAAGGCGAACATGCTCGCGATCCGCGAGGCGCTCGACAAGCTCACGCTGAAGAAGGACGGCGTCGACGGGTCGAAGGTCTACCTGTACGGCGAGGGCTGGAACTTCGGCGAGGTCGCGAACAACGCCCTGTTCGAGCAGGCCACGCAGGGCCAGCTCGGCGGCACGGGCATCGGCACGTTCAACGACCGGCTGCGCGACGCCGTGCACGGCGGCAGCCCGGTCGACGGCACGTCGACGTTCCAGCAGGGCTTCGGCACGGGCCTCGGCACCGACCCGAACGGGCAGCCCGGCACCTCGTCGCAGGCCGACCAGCTGGCCGACCTCGGGCACCAGACCGATCTCGTGAAGCTCGGCCTCGCGGGCAACCTCCGCGCCTACGAGCTGACGGATGCCGCGGGCGAGACCGTGCGCGGCGACCAGCTCGACTACCGCGGGTCGCCCGCCGGCTACGCCGACCAGCCCGACGAGGTGATCAACTACGTCGACGCCCACGACAACGAGACGCTCTACGACCTCTCGGTGTTCAAGCTGCCGACCGACACCCCGATGGCCGACCGCGTGCGCATGAACACGCTGTCGCTCGCGACGGTGACCCTCTCGCAGTCGCCCTCGTTCTGGCACGCGGGCACCGAGCTGCTGCGCTCGAAGTCGCTCGACCGCAACAGCTACAACTCGGGCGACTGGTTCAACCGCATCGACTGGACCGGCCAGCAATCGACCTTCGGGTCGGGCCTGCCGAACGAGGCCGACAACGGCGAGAAGTGGCCGATCATGACGCCGCTGCTCGAGAACCCGGCGCTGAAGCCGGCCGCGGCCGACATCGCGACGGCCGAGGCATCCGCCCTCGACCTGCTGCGCGTGCGCTCGTCGGTCGACCTGCTGCAGCTCGGCTCGGCGTCGCTGATCGACGAGAAGGTCTCCTTCCCCGGCAGCGGAACGGATGCCACGCCAGGCCTCATCACGATGCTCGTCGACGACCTGGTCGGCGCCGACGTCGACCCGAAGCTCGACGGGGCCCTCGTGGTGTTCAACGCCTCGCCCGAGGCGGTCACCGAGCAGGTCGACGGACTGCAGGGTCGCGGATTCGCCCTCGCGAAGGCGCAGGCATCCGGTTCCGACGCGGTCGTGAAGACGACGAAGTGGGATGCCGCGACGGGCTCGGTCACCATCCCGGCTCGGTCGGTCGCGGTGCTGGTCGACGAGCAGCCGCCGCCCGCCGTGGCGACGTTCACGATCGCGGCGCCGAACAAGCTGCTCGTGAAGGCCGGATCGGCCGTGAAGGTCGTCGGGCAGACGTTCGCCGTGAACGGCTCGCGGCCGGTCGGCACGGTCACCGTGCTCGACGGCGGCAAGGCCATCGCGACGGCGACCGTGAAGGCGGGCGACCAGGGTCGGTTCCAGATCGAGCTGCCGAAGCTCGGCAAGGGCCTGCACCTGATCCGCACGTCGTTCGACGGGGGAGAGGGGTTCCGCGACTCGACGTCGCTGCCGATCCCGATCCTCGTCTACTGA